A stretch of the Neofelis nebulosa isolate mNeoNeb1 chromosome 1, mNeoNeb1.pri, whole genome shotgun sequence genome encodes the following:
- the PROSER1 gene encoding proline and serine-rich protein 1 — MDKKSFETVLDEIRKAVLTEYKLKAIEYVHGYFSSEQVVDLLRYFSWAEPQLKAMKALQHKMVAVHPAEVVHILNCFTFSKDKLVALELLASNIVDAQNSRPIEDLFRINMSEKKRCKRVLEQAFKGGCKAPHAMISSCGTIPGNPYPKGKPSRINGIFPGTPLKKDGEECTNEGKGIAARILGPSKPPPPTYNPHKPVPYPIPPCRPHATIAPSAYNNAGLVPLANVIAPGVPPPPPYTPNPVGTENEDLSSQSKPTQNQTFSTPGSQLFSPHGSNPSTPAATPVPTASPVKAVNHPSALAAATVSGMNMPNTVLPVFPGQVSAAVHTPQPATPNPTVIRTPSLPAAPVTSVHSTTAAPVPSVFSGLVPLPGPPAPSVPTPQATSAPRAAPASSETFASTSAPFPGLPFAATSTAASTNNPNSASLSSVFAGLPLPLTPTSQGVSKPAPPVLAGGSAPSVACPLGANSPLLSALKGFLTSNDTSLINSSALSSAVTSGLASLSSLTHPNPDSPAPGPSKCYAPSAVPAAQRSSTPALAMFPGPPATVANSASTPSTLPAHSPLVTPASCPASVPVSGGSSAPLLQGPHPGNSELHGASAPAVTTIPVMIKTEPTSPTPSAFKGPSHSANPPHGTSGLGTLGRAYTSASVPITLSTCLNPALSGLPSLPAPLNVSNPLSSISLPPHASSAPITPVFTALPPFTSLTSNFPLTGNPSLNPSVSLPGSLLATSSAAVTSTPVPAASSTAAVLPGLAASAPASAAPFPLNLSTAVPSLFSVTQGPLPASNPSYPGFSVSNTPSVAPALPSFPGLQAPSTVAAVAPLPVAATTPSPAPVLPGFASAFSSNFNSALVAQAGLSSGLQAAGSSVFPGLLSLPGIPGFSQNPSQSSLQELQHNAAAQSALLQQVHSASALESYSAQPDGFPSYPSTPGTPFSLQPGLSQSGWQ; from the exons ATGGACAAAAAGTCCTTTGAAACGGTGTTGGATGAAATTAGAAAG gCTGTTCTGACAGAgtataaattaaaagcaattgAATATGTGCATGGATATTTCTCTAGTGAACAG gtgGTCGATTTACTGAGATATTTCTCCTGGGCTGAACCTCAGTTAAAGGCAATGAAAGCATTACAACAT aaAATGGTGGCTGTTCACCCAGCAGAAGTGGTCCATATTCTCAATTGTTTCACCTTCAGTAAAGACAAGCTAGTTGCTCTTGAGCTGTTAGCTTc AAACATTGTTGATGCACAGAATTCTCGTCCCATTGAAGATTTATTCAGGATAAATATGTCTGAGAAGAAACGGTGCAAAAGAGTACTTGAACAG GCTTTCAAGGGGGGCTGCAAAGCTCCTCATGCCATGATATCTTCTTGTGGAACAATCCCAGGAAATCCATATCCCAAAGGAAAACCTAGTCGCATAAATGGAATTTTCCCA GGAACTCCCTTGAAAAAAGATGGTGAAGAATGTACTAATGAAGGCAAAGGAATAGCCGCACGGATTCTTGGACCATCCAAACCG CCTCCTCCAACATACAATCCACATAAGCCGGTCCCTTATCCGATACCTCCGTGCCGGCCACACGCAACTATCGCACCAA gtgCTTATAACAATGCAGGTCTGGTACCATTAGCCAACGTCATAGCTCCGGGTGTCCCCCCTCCGCCTCCATATACTCCTAATCCAGTAGGAACAG aaAATGAAGACCTTTCCAGTCAGTCAAAACCTACACAGAATCAAA CATTCTCTACCCCAGGAAGTCAACTCTTCTCTCCTCATGGTTCCAACCCTTCAACACCGGCTGCAACTCCAGTCCCCACCGCATCCCCAGTCAAAGCAGTAAATCATCCGTCAGCACTGGCAGCTGCTACCGTTTCTGGGATGAACATGCCGAATACTGTCCTCCCTGTGTTCCCGGGGCAGGTCTCCGCGGCCGTCCACACGCCCCAGCCAGCAACGCCAAATCCGACAGTCATCCGTACCCCTTCCTTGCCTGCGGCGCCCGTTACTTCCGTCCACAGCACAACTGCGGCTCCCGTCCCGTCCGTTTTCTCTGGCCTGGTTCCCCTGCCGGGTCCCCCTGCACCTTCCGTCCCAACCCCTCAGGCCACATCCGCACCTCGGGCCGCTCCTGCTTCCAGCGAAACCTTCGCCTCTACGTCTGCCCCTTTCCCCGGCCTCCCCTTTGCTGCCACCTCTACCGCTGCTTCTACCAACAACCCGAATTCCGCCTCTCTGTCCTCAGTGTTTGCGGGCCTCCCCTTGCCCTTAACACCCACATCCCAAGGCGTGTCCAAACCTGCCCCTCCTGTACTTGCCGGCGGCTCTGCCCCCAGCGTGGCTTGTCCCCTCGGTGCAAACAGTCCTCTTCTGTCTGCTTTAAAAGGCTTTCTGACCTCAAATGACACCAGTTTAATCAACTCCTCCGCTCTGTCCTCTGCTGTTACAAGTGGGCTGGCTTCACTGTCTTCTCTGACTCACCCGAACCCTGACTCCCCCGCTCCAGGCCCCAGCAAGTGCTACGCCCCCTCGGCCGTGCCCGCCGCGCAGAGGTCGTCCACCCCCGCGTTGGCCATGTTCCCGGGCCCGCCGGCTACCGTGGCCAACTCGGCCTCCACGCCATCTACTTTGCCCGCACATTCTCCCCTGGTGACGCCGGCGTCGTGTCCCGCCTCCGTGCCGGTCAGCGGGGGCTCGTCGGCTCCGCTCTTGCAGGGCCCCCACCCGGGTAACTCGGAGCTGCACGGCGCGTCCGCCCCCGCCGTCACCACCATCCCCGTCATGATCAAAACCGAGCCCACGAGCCCCACTCCCTCGGCCTTCAAAGGCCCGTCTCACTCGGCAAATCCCCCCCACGGCACCTCAGGTTTGGGGACGCTGGGCCGCGCGTACACGTCCGCGTCGGTGCCCATCACTCTGTCTACTTGCCTTAACCCCGCCCTGTCGGGCCTCCCCAGCTTGCCCGCCCCCCTGAACGTGTCCAACCCGCTCTCGTCCATCTCGCTCCCGCCGCACGCTTCCTCCGCGCCCATCACTCCGGTGTTCACGGCTCTTCCTCCGTTCACGTCTCTGACCAGTAATTTCCCTCTAACTGGCAACCCGTCTCTCAACCCCTCCGTGTCTCTTCCAGGGTCGTTACTAGCCACCTCGTCTGCGGCGGTCACGTCCACGCCCGTGCCCGCCGCCAGCTCCACCGCAGCCGTGCTCCCGGGGCTTGCGGCCTCGGCGCCGGCCTCGGCGGCCCCTTTCCCCCTTAACCTGTCCACCGCCGTCCCCTCCCTCTTCTCGGTCACGCAGGGACCTCTGCCGGCCTCAAACCCCTCGTACCCCGGCTTCTCCGTCTCCAACACCCCCAGCGTCGCCCCCGCGCTCCCCTCGTTCCCGGGGCTGCAGGCGCCGTCCACGGTGGCCGCCGTCGCCCCGCTGCCCGTCGCTGCCACGACCCCGTCCCCGGCTCCCGTCCTCCCGGGATTCGCCTCAGCGTTTAGCTCCAATTTCAACTCTGCTCTCGTTGCCCAGGCCGG CTTGTCATCTGGCCTTCAAGCTGCAGGCAGTTCTGTTTTCCCAGGCCTGTTGTCCCTCCCAGGTATCCCCGGGTTCTCCCAGAATCCTTCCCAGTCATCCTTGCAGGAATTACAGCATAATGCAGCCGCACAGTCTGCCTTGTTACAGCAG GTCCATTCAGCTTCGGCTCTGGAAAGCTATTCAGCTCAGCCAGATGGATTTCCTAGTTATCCTTCGACACCAGGAACACCATTCTCTTTACAACCAGGCTTGTCCCAAAGTGGGTGGCAGTGA